One window from the genome of Amaranthus tricolor cultivar Red isolate AtriRed21 chromosome 9, ASM2621246v1, whole genome shotgun sequence encodes:
- the LOC130823437 gene encoding protein S40-1-like yields MAEFFEFDESEIVFSDDFSSSDDDQSTFHESDSNSRSLIRRNKIFNWKKESCSVPVNIPASNSNSSSPSSSFRYDDEIDFGAQFSDNNEIVPPHVIVDRRSRDLNTYERKSSGNRGKKLIYVRNSILKLTGFLES; encoded by the coding sequence ATGGCTGAATTCTTCGAGTTTGATGAATCAGAAATCGTTTTCTCCGACGATTTCTCCTCCTCGGATGATGATCAGAGTACTTTCCATGAGTCCGATTCAAACTCAAGATCACTCATTCGTCGCAACAAGATCTTCAACTGGAAGAAAGAATCATGCTCTGTTCCTGTCAATATTCCTGCATCTAATTCTAACTCTTcatctccttcttcttcttttcgTTACGATGATGAAATCGATTTCGGTGCGCAATTTTCTGATAATAATGAGATTGTTCCTCCTCATGTGATTGTTGATCGAAGATCTAGGGATTTGAATACTTACGAGAGGAAATCGAGTGGAAATCGTGGCAAGAAATTGATCTATGTTCGGAATTCTATTCTGAAATTGACTGGATTTCTTGAATCTTGA